Genomic segment of Streptomyces alboniger:
GTGCGGTAGGCCTCGACGGCGTTCGGGTACGCGAGGACGTTCATATAGCCCGAGTCGTACAGCCACGACTGCATCCGCTTGACGATGGCGGCCCGCTTGTCCGGGTCGTACTCGGCGAGCTGCTTCTCGTACAGCTCGTCGAACTTCTTGTCGCAGATGAAGTTGTCCGTGGCGGCGCTCTCCTTGGCCTTCACCGGCAGCGCGGCGCAGGTGTGGATGCCGAGGACGAAGTCCGGGTCGGGGTTGACGGACCAGCCGTCGAAGGCGAGGTCGTACTCGCCCGCGTACCAGGGCACGGAGACGTCATCGAGGCAGTCGACCTTGAGCCCGATGCCGAGATCGCCCCACCACTCCTTCAGGTACTTGCCCACCGCCTTGTCATTGGGGTCGGTGGCGTGGCACAGAATGCGCAGGTCCAGCGGCTTGCCGTCCTTGCCGACGCGCTTGCCGTCACCGTTCTTCTCGTACCCGGCCTCGTCGAGGAGCCGGGCGGCCTTCTTCGGGTCGTACGTCAGCTCCTGCTCGGCGGAGGGCTTCCAGGCGTACTGGGAGAACCGCGGCGGGATGTACCCGGCTCCCACGACGGCGTTGCCCTGGAACACCTTGTCGACGAGCGCCTCGCGGTCGACGGAGAGGAACAGTGCCTGACGGACCTTCTTGTCCAGCAGCGCCGGGTGCCCGTCGCCGAACTTCTTCCCGTCCCTCGTCTTCGCGCCGGGGTTGGTGGCGATGGCGAAGAAACGCCGCCCCGGACCCTCGTTGACCTTGACGTTCTCCACGTTCTCCAGGGATTTGGCCTGGGCCGGGGTGAGCGCGGGCTGCCCGGCGACGAACGACACCTCGCCCTTCCTGAGGGCAGAGACGGCCGCGTCCTGGTCCTTGTACGTCTTGAAGACCAGCTCGTCGAACTTGGGCGCGCCGCGCCAGAAGCCCTTGTTGGCCTTGAGCCGCACGTACTGGTCGACCTTGTAGTCCGTCAGGATGAACGGGCCGTTGCCGACGACGGGGAAGTCCTTGTCGTTGTTGAACTTCGAGATGTCGTCGACCTTCTCCCAGACGTGCTTGGGGAGGATCGGCACGTCGAGGGCGGCCATGGTGGCCTGCGGCTTCTTCAGCTCGATGACCAGCTTGGTGGGGCTGGGGGCGGTCACCTTCTTGAAGTTGGTGACGAAGTTGGAGTTCGCGGTGGCGGTGCCCTCCTTGGACATCACCTTGTTGAACGTCCAGGCGGCGTCCTCGGCGGTCGCCTGCTTCCCGTCCGACCACTTGGAGTCGTCCCGGATGGTGTAGGTCCAGGTCAGCTTGTCGGCGGAGGGCTTCCACTCGGTGGCGAACCCGGCGATCGCCTTGTTGTCCTTGGCGTCGTAGTTCGTCAGATACTCGTACGTCAGCCGGTGGATGCTGGTGCTGAGCAGCCGCTGGGCGAGGAAGGGACTGAGCGAGTCGACGCTCTGCGCCACGGCGACGGTGAGGACCTTCTTGTCCCCGTCGCCCTTGGCCTCGGCCTGCTGCGGGGCCGGATTGAGCGGCGTGGCGAGACCGGCCGTAAGGGTGAACGCGGCGGCGCTTCCGGCTAGCGCGAGCCTCAGGTGGCGGCGGGGGCGGGGACCGCAGGGGCGACGGGGGGCGGTCGTCTTCGGGACTGCCAGGACTGCCGGGACTGCCAGGACTGGTGCTCTGCCGTGCTGATCTTGTGTGTCCATGGGTCGGTGACCTCGCGTCATCGCTCGCGCAGGGATGGCTGGTTGCACGCTGGTTGATCAAGGAACGTCAGCTGGTTGATGTGTGTGTTTACCAGCGCCGGTCTGGACGAGTCAACGGCAGGTGAACCCCATGTGGCCTGCGGAAATAACGAGTTGACGGCGATTCCGAGAACGATTTCACCCCCGATTTCACCCGCATTGGTCAAGACCTCTGAAGGGTGGCTGGTGAGGGGGTGACGGTGGGGCGTTCACCGCTGGGGCGGGCTCCTCCTGGGGGGCGGTACGCGAACGGGCCCGCGCCGAGAACGGCACGGGCCCGCTGATCGAGCGACGGGGCTTACTGCTGGGGTGGCTGCGGCTCCTGCTGCGGCTGCGGAGCCTGGAAGGGTGCCCCCGGCTGGAAGGGCGCTCCGGGCTGCACGGCTTGCGGGGCCTGGCCCTGCTGGCCTTGCTGGGCCTGAGGCTGCTGCTCCTGCGGCGGCTGAGGAACGTACCCCTGCTGCGGAGCCTGTGCCTGCCACCCTTGCGGCCCCCCAGGCTGCTGGAGGTAAGGCTGCTGAGCCGGCGCGGGCGCCGACGCCGGCGGCTGCCCCTGCGGCTGCTGAGAGTAAGGCTGCTGGGGCTGAGGCTGCCCCTGCGGCTGCTGCGAAGGCGCGTACCCCTGAGGCTGTCCCGGATAGGTCCCCTGGCCCGGATAGCCCTGCCCCGGCAACGGCGGAGCCATATGCGGCGGCGGATTCCCGTCCGAGGTCCACAGTCCCTGCTGCTGCTGAGCCCGCACGAAGTCCTCGGCCACCATCGCCGAAAGGTTGAAGTACGCCTCCCGCACCTTCGGCCGCATCATGTCGAGATCGACCTCCGCGCCGGCGGCGAGATGCTCGTCGAAGGGGACGACGACAACCCCCCTGCACCGCGTCTCGAAGTGCGACACGATGTCATCGACCTTGATCATCTTCCCGGTCTCACGGACTCCGGAGATGACAGTGATGGACCGCGAGACCAGGTCGGCGTACCCGTGCGCGGACAGCCAGTCCAGCGTCGTCGATGCGCTGCTCGCGCCGTCCACCGACGGCGTAGAGATGATGATCAGCTGGTCGGCGAGGTCGAGCACCCCGCGCATCGCGCTGTACAGGAGCCCCGTACCGGAGTCCGTCAGGATGATCGGGTACTGCTTGCCGAGCACGTCGATGGCGCGCCGGTAGTCCTCGTCGTTGAAGGTCGTCGAGACGGCCGGGTCGACGTCGTTGGCGATGATCTCGAGGCCGGACGACGCCTGCGAGGTGAAGCGCCGGATGTCCATGTACGAGTTGAGGTACGGGATCGCCTGGACCAGGTCGCGAATGGTGGCCCCGGTCTCGCGCCGCACGCGCCGCCCGAGCGTACCGGCGTCGGGGTTGGCGTCGATGGCGAGGATCTTGTCCTGCCGCTCGGTGGCCAGCGTCGAGCCGAGCGCGGTGGTGGTGGTCGTCTTGCCGACACCACCCTTCAGGCTGATGACGGCGATCCGGTAGCAGGAGAGGACCGGGGTGCGGATCAGCTCCAACTTCCGCTGCCGCTCGGCCTCTTCCTTCTTGCCGCCGAGCTTGAACCGCGAACCGCCGCCCGCGGGCCGGCTGCTCTTCGCCTTCGGCTTGGTGTTGCGCAGCAGCCGGTCGGAGGAGAGCTCGACGGCGGCGGTGTAACCGAGGGGAGCCCCCGGGTTGGTGCGCTCGCGCTGATCGTGCTGTACCGGCTGGGGCCAGGCGGCGCCGGTACGGGGGTCGATGGGCGGCTGGCCGGGCTGGCCCGGGTGGCCCGGGTGCCCCGGTTGTTGTTGGGGTGCCTGTTGTTGGGGTGCCTGCGGCTGGACGGGGGGCTGGGCCTGTACGGGGACGTGAGGCTGGGGTGCCTGGGGCTGCGGCTGGGGCTGAGGTGCCTGTGGCTGCTGGTTCGGAATGGGCTGCTGGCCGGGAGCAGACTGCTGCCCGGGGAAGGGCTGCTGCCCGGGAGCGGATTGGTGCGCAGGCAGCGGCTGCCCCGGCTGAACGGGCGGCTGCTCCTGCGGCGCGGGCGGCTGAGGGAATCCGTAACCGCCCCCCTGAACGGGCTGCGGCCCCTGGGGTGCGGGCGCCTGCGGGAAGCCGTAACCACGCCCCTGCGCGGGCGACTCGGGAGCAACTGGGGCGCTGGGGGCGGCCGGGGTGCTCGGGGAGACGGGCGAGACCGGGGCAGGCGCGGACGCGGGCGCGGCCTGCGGGAATCCGTAACCTGCACCCGCCTGGGGGACCGCGGGGACCTGCGCCTCGCCGCTCGGAGCGGCGGGGGCGGAGTTCTGGGCGGGAGGCGCGGGGGCGAAGGGCGCGCCGGGCGAGACGGGTGCGGCCTGCGGGAATCCATACCCTCCCTGCGGCACCTCCGGAGTCGGCGCCTCGGGGGCGGGGGCTACCGGCGTGGAGTTCTGGGCAGGCGGCGCGGGGGCGAAGGGCGCGCCGGGCGAGACGGGTGCGGCCTGCGGGAACCCGTAGCCGCCCTGCGGCACCTCCGGAGTCGGCGCCTCGGAGGCAGGAGCAACCGGAGCGCCCGGAGCCGCGGGCGCGTGGGTGGGCGCGGGCCAGGCACCCGGCGCAGGCTGCGGAGACGGCTGCCCCGGCGCGGGGTATGGAGCGGGCGCGGCCGGCGCCGGGTGCCCCTGCGTGGGCTCGGGTTGGGCCTGCACCGGCTGCGCGGGAGGCGGAGTCGGCGTGGACGCGGGCCACTGCGGCGCGGAGGCCGGGGCCGCGGGCTGGAACGCGGGCGGCAACGGCGGAAGCACGTCCTGCGACGAAGGCGGCGGGGGCCACGAGGACGGCACGGCGTCCTGCGGCCCGTCGCCATCGGCCCCCTTATCCGTCACGGAACCGGATGAACCAACTCCATCGGCCACGGAACCGGAGCCATCGTCAGCCTCCGTACCCCCGCCGGAGTCCTGACCCTCGACCTCGTCCTCGACCGAGTCCTCACCAGCCGAGCCAGACTCATCAACATCAACATCAGCGTCCACCGGGTGCTCGGATGCCTCCGCACCCACACTCACCCCGCCCGCATCGGCAGGCGCAGACACGTCCGGGGCCTCCAGGGCCTCCGGGGCATCCGAGGCATCCGCAGCCTCGTCGGCCGCGGCACGCTCCTCGATCTCCTGCTTGAGGGCGCGAGCGGAGAACCGCATGGTGGCGCCGCTCTCAAGATCACCGCTGCCAAGACCGTCCCCGACGGGCGCAACCGCCGCGTCGTCAGCGGCAGAAGCAGAAACCGACACATCCCCAGCCCGAGCCTGAGCCCCAGCCTGAGCGACGTCCTCGTCCTCGCCCTCAACCTCATCCGGGGCCTCGGCACCACCCCTGGCCTGGGCCAAGGCATCGACCTCGTTCTTCGGCACGACACCGGTCACGTGAACCGAGGCCGCGGGCCCGGCAAGAGCCCCGCTGAAATCAGATGCATCCACACCCGAGGCCACCGGCGGCACTGGCGGCACAACGGACGGCACGGACGCCACACCGCTCTCAGCCTCGCCCGCCGCACCGGCATCCTCGGCCCTCGCGGCGGCGTCCGGCGCGGCGCCCGACTCCTCCGCCTCGTCCGGAGCGGCGGGCTGGAACCCACCGCCCACGGGCAGCTTCGGCAACACACTGGGAACGCTGCCCGAAGGCGGACCGGCAGGAGCCGGCGGCGCCGGAGGAGCGGAGAAGGACGGCATGGCGGGCGCCGACGGGGTCGAGGCGGCAGGAGGGGAAGCGGGCGGCGTGGAAACAGGCGGCGGCGTCTCACCCGTACTGCCCGAAGCGTTCTGCGTGTACCAGGCGGGCGGCGCGTAGTCGATGGTGAACTCGCCCGTCGTCTCGGCGGCGGACTCCGCGTCGGACTGATCATCGACGGGTGAGTCCCAGCCCCCGCGGATCTCGTCCCGATCGCTGTTCACAATGCCTCCTGGTGTGGTCGAGCACCCTCGTGCCGTGGTGGGGGGCGACCGTTCCTGTCGTCCGATCCGCCTGGCTCTCCCCGTTGAGGACGCGTGCGACCCGCTCGCGGGTTTCTGGCGTCGCGCCCTGTCCCAGACTAATCACCAGGACCACCAGCCCGGCAGGGCAGTCCACCTCACCAGTGCTGTCCATTTCGGCACGCCACACCCCGGAGCGATCCACGTACGTCAAACCGTGACGGACAAATCCCTCAACGGCCGACACCGCACCCCGAATTGCCCGATGCTCCGCAGGTCAGTCCATCCGCCGGGCCGTACCCAACAATCCGGTCTCGGCATCGGTGGCCCGCGTCATCACGTACTGCCGATCACGATCGGCACACCACAACGTCACTCCGTCGGCAAGCGTCGGCAGCGAATCCACATCCTCCTGAGGCAACCCCAGCGACCGCCCGATCTGCACCGCCTCGTCCGGCGACACCCGCTGTACCCCCACCAGCCGGGCCTGCCGCATCAACCGCGGAGCGACAGGACTGAGATAGGGCAGCACTGTCAGCACCGACTGCCAGGGCCCGGCCACGACCCGCCCCCGAGGCGGCCGCATTCCACAGTCCCGCACCACGAGCACGGCACTCCCGGCCGAGGCCCCCTGCGGCGGCACGCGCCCCACATCATGCACAGCCATCCCGCTGGGCCCCACCCCAAGCGCCTGCACCAGCTGCCCCCAGGCCCCGGCCCGCCCGGTCTCCACGGCCACCCGCGTTCCGATGGCAACGGCTCGCAACGCGATGACCTGAGCGGTCCACAGACCGCCGATGAGCAGTACGTCGTACGGAGTGGGCCGGCTGACCCCGAGCACGGCGGGTTGCCCTTGCGCGTCGACACCGATCACCACCCCGTCGTCACCGATGGGCAACGCAAGCGCGTCTACATCGACGGACGGAAGCGTATGCCGTCCGTGTCGCGGCCCGAGGAGACCGAAACCACATCGCAGCGCGGTCCTGATGCCGTTGCCCACGCCTGACACGGGCGCGGCAGAGGACACTCGGACAGGGGTGGTCGGCGGCACGGCCATCAGCGGGTACCTCCTAGCGGCAACGTGGCTAGCATTCCGGGTAGTTGTTCACGGTCGAGTCGCATCAATGCGGTTCCGACCTGACGAGCTGCTTGCTCGACGGCGTCCCGTGCGGCGGCGAGTTCGACTTCGCTGCGCCCGGTCACCCGCACATGCCCGCGCAGCGCGACTTCTTGTCGCTCGGTACGCCCCAGTGTCAGGCTGAAGGTCGTGGCCAGCGTTGGAACAGCAGTGAGCGTGGAGACCAGTTGGGGGAGCGAGGAGTCTCCGGTGCCCCCGAGCCGGGGCCAGCGCCGCACCCAGTACGACGTATGCCGCCGATTGTCGCAGCGCCACGCGTTCGGGGTCTCCTCTGTCCGTCGCTGAGGTTCCTCGGCCCGGCCGGGCTCCGCCGTCACGAGTGGGTTGGCACACGCCGAAGTGGCGATGGCGGAGGCAAGGCCCTCCTCGCTCAGCGCCGTAGCGCGGAACCCCGCCCCGGCCAGGCGGCTCGCCAGTTGGTCCACGGCACGCACCACGCACCTCTGGGCCCCGACGAGACCGCCGCCACGCGCGGCCACAGCCTCGGGACACAGCTCGGGGTCGAGCTTCAGGGCGATCCAGGTGATCCGGACCGCCGGCGCCCCGGCCTGGGCTTGCAGTGGAGCGTAGTTGCTGACAGCCACGGACTGACGGGGCAGGTGCAGCGCGGGCGCGGGTTGGGTGTGCAGCACGATCTGGGCCGACTCGAGCCTGATGTCGTCCACTTCCAAGGAGTCGCGCACCAGCCCGAGCGGCAACGGCCGCTGCCCTCGCCCTGCCCGCAGCGGAGTCGAGTCCGATTCGATCTGTAGCACCGCGGTTACGAAGGTGCCGTCACCGATCAATCCGAACTGCCGCCGGTCCTGGGTGCTGTAGGCATAGGTACGAAGCGCGGGGTCACATTCCACGGCAGGGGCGAATGCGGGCTCCGTGCCCGGAGCTACCGACAATCTCGCGGCGAGGCGTCTACGTGCTCGTAGCCCCCAGGCCGCGACCAGCCATTCGGGCCAGGGACGCCTGTGGAGACGTACGACGGTGAGCAGTACGAGCACGGCTGCGACCAAGGCCGTCGGCGGGATCAACAGCGGGTCCACGACCCAGGCGGTCAGCAGCAAGGCGGCCGCGACCTCAATGAGGACGAGCCGTCGCAAGCGTGTCGCGCCGAAGCGACCTACATAGGGCCGTAGTTGAAGCGTCACGGACCTTGCCCTGCTTGTGGTGCCCTCCGCGACGCGCGTCGTCAGAGGCTGACTTGAGTCTTCCGTACGTCCTCGGGCCCTGCTTCGCAGTGCGGAAGCCATCAGTCAAATCCCCCGTAAGTCGCCTGAACCGGCGTGCCGTGAGGGCCTTGTCGCTGCACGGAGCCCGGACTCCTTACCCAGCACGCACGTGTGATCACACAACAGGCATAGTAGGGGCTCGGTCTGATGACGAAGGGTGGGGGCCACGCCCCCCGGCATCACACGGGGAGAAGCTGGCACTTATGGCATCACGGCGAGATGAACTCAACGCCTACATCTTCGCGAAGCGCCGCACGCTGGCCGCGTTCATCCAGCCCTCTCCCTCCGGCTCGGAGGAAGGTGCACCCCGGCCACTGCGTGGCGTGCTGCCCGGTCTCATCGTCGGGGTGATCATCCTGGCGGTCTTCGGTGCCTGGGGAATGTTCAAGCCGGCGGCCAAGCCCGGCTGGGACAAGCCGAAAGAGCATGTGATCATCGCGAGCGACTCGACGACCCGGTACGTCGTCCTCAAGACCGACGGCGAGCGACAGTTGCACCCGGTCCTCAACATGGCGTCGGCGAAGCTCCTCCTCGATGACGGCAAGGGTGAGGTCATCAACGTCGATGAGTCCGTGCTGGACAAGGGCACGATCCCGCACGGCGCCACCATTGGCATTCCGTACGCCCCCGACCGGCTGCCGTCGCTCTCGGAGGCTGGGGCCGCGAAGCGCTGGGCGGTGTGCGAGCGCCCGGTCCAGGGGGGCAGGGCCATCCAAAAGGCCGCGTTCGTGCTGGCCGCCCGCGACGAGGAGAAGACCGACGGGCAGGAGCGGCTGCGGGGAGGCGAACTGCTGTACGTCGTCGGCCCTGACAACGTGCGTTATGTCGTCGACGCTCGTGGCACCGCATACCGGGTCTCCGCGAAGGACGAGCTCCTGGCGCGCACGCTCGTAGGATCCGGCCGCACCCCGCAGCGGGTCTCCAAGCAATGGCTCGAGACGCTGCACCGCGGCGATCCCATCACCTTCCCGAAGGTGCCCGGCACTCCCGGGGCCAATGCCGAAGTGCCGAGCCTGCGGGACCCCGCGGTGAACAAGGTGGGGATGGTCCTCCGGGCCAATAACGGCGACAGGATGCAGCATTACGTGGTCCTGCCAGGGCGGGTCGCGCCGGTCTCCGACTTCACCGCGTGGCTGCTTCTGAGCAGCCGGAGTCTGCTCGCCCTGGGACAGTCCGGCCAGGCGCGGGAGATCAGCGCCGGAGCTTTCACTCCGACCACCGAGGACTTCGACGCGCGGTACGCCTGGCCGATAGACAAACCCTCGCCCGCCAACAGCGCCTCCGCGGGCCGTGACGGCCGTAATACCGTCTGCAACGTGCTGCGGCGCGTCGACGCGGACAACGGCAGGACGACGCTGAGTACTTGGGCGGGCTCCGAATTCCCCGCCAGCCTGCCCACCGGCTCGTCGAGCGCGTACGTCACTCCTGGGTCGGGCCAGCTCTACCGGCACTTCCTCGGATCGGAGACCAAGGCGGGCAGCGTGTTCCTGGTGACCGACACGGGCCTGCGCTACGCGATGCAATCCAACAGCGACAGCGCGACGGACGACGAAGGCATCGGCACCTCGGCCCAGCAGCGGAAACGGGAGCAACAGGAGGCGCGGCAGGCCCAGACCCGCCTCGGCTACGGGGACGCGGAGGTGACCCCGGTGCCTGCCGCCTGGTCCAACCTCCTGCCGACGGGGCCCCGGTTGTCGACAGCGGCGGCCCGCCAGCCGCAGGGCTCTTAGATCCGTAGGGGAAGCCGGCCATGACGTACGTACGCACGCGGGCCCCTGGGGCCACCAGAAGCGCCGCCACGGCAGCCGTCGCACTGCTCTTCACGGCGGCCTTGATCACTCCCGTGGCCGCCGAACCCGGGGCCGCGGGCCAATGCACGTTTCCGGCCAAGAAGTACTCCGGCCGCCCGTGGGCGCTGCAACGTGTCCTACTGGACGAGCTGTGGCACCAGTCCAGAGGAGAAGGAGTACGCGTCGCGGTGATCGATACAGGAGTGGACGTCAAGAACCCGCAGCTGGCGCGCGCGGTGGATGCCTCACGGGGCCGCAACTACCTCCCGGCTAAGGACGCCGACGGGAAGAAGGTCGAACGCGGCAAAGCGAACGGCACGACGGACCTGGTCGGTCACGGCACGCGGGTCGCGGGCATCATCGCGGCACGCCCCGCCAAGGGCACGGGCTTCGTGGGCCTCGCTCCCAAAGCGACGATCATTCCCATCCAACAGAATGACGCGGAGGGCCACGGCACCGCGCGGACCCTCGCGGAAGCCATCGACTACGCCGTTGACGCGGGCGCGGACGTCATCAACATTTCCCAGGACACGGCCGACGCGGTGAAGCCCGCACCGCAGCTCGAGGAGGCGGTGAACAGGGCGCTCGGACGGCAACGGGTGATCGTCGCCTCGGTAGGCAACGACGGCCTCGGCGGCGACGTCAAGAAGACGTATCCCGCTTCCTACGATGGCGTGTTGGCCGTGGCGGCCTCGGACCGCAACAACGAACGCGCCCCCTTCTCCCAGTCCGGCGAGTTCGTGGGCGTGGCGGCGCCCGGCGTGGACATGATCTCCACCGTTCCCGGCGGCGGTCATTGCCCGGACAACGGAACCAGTTTCGCCGCCCCGTACGTTGCTGGGGTGGCGGCGCTCATCAAGGCCAAGCACAAGGACTGGACAGCACGTCAGATCACCGCCCAGATCAAACAGACCGCGGAACGCTCCGTGTCCGACCATGACCGCCTGGTCGGCTGGGGCGTCGTGGACCCGGTCCGCGCTCTGACGGAAGACGCCCACCCGATCGAGACGCCTACCCCCGCAGAGGGCCTCACCCGAGCGGAAGCTCCAACCCCCGCTGAACTGCACATGGGTGAGACCTCACAGGAGCGCACGGCGCGTATGGCCACGTATGTGGTTGTCGCGGCGGCGGTGCTGGTCGCGGGACTTGGCGGAACGGGAGTGGCCGTGCGAGACGCACGGCGCAGGCGCCGCCGGCGGGCCACGTGACACGGGCCGCCCAGCGCCGCGCCGCGCCGCCCCAGAGTCTTCGACCCGATGATCGAACTTAGTCGCTTCCCTTGCGGGGGGCGGGGGTGGTTGCTGACCAGAAGTCGGAGTGGAGATAAGGGAGGCCCTTGGAGGCGGGATCATCCGGGTCAAGAGTGTCCATGGGGGGATCACTGACCTTGGCTTCATTCACGCAGGGGGACGTGACATCCAAGAACGCTTGCCCCTTGTAGCCGATCTTCAGAGCGAGAGCATAGCCATCGGGAGTTGACGCGAAGATGGCTGGCATGTCCTTGCTGTCGCGAACCGACGTGATTTTATAGCCACTCCTCTTCCAATGCCGTTCCACCACACCCATGAAGCTGCCGCGACGTTCGGCAGAGATCTTCGTCAAGACGTAACGGCTCTGCTTTACGTCGCCCTTTCCTGTTCCGTCGTTCTTGAAGTCGGTGCAACCGGCGCTGCGTGACGCACTGCGTCCCCACTTGACGGGTGGCTTGATGGCTTTTAGCGTCGCGTCGAGGATGCCATCCGCGTGGTCCGCGGCCTCCTGCATGTTCATACGGTTCTCTTTGCTCCTGCTTTTGGTGTCTGTCGCGTTGTCTGTCATGGTGCAGCCGGCCAAGACCAAGGTCGCGAAGGCTGTGACGAGCAGGCGGAACTTCATCGATGTTGCTCCGGGATCAAGAGATCAGGACGGCCGGCGACCACGGCTGCGATGTTTGCCGCGGACTCGGGGTCGCCGCCGTTCCTCACCTCTGCGGGGTCGAAGTAATTCGAGTGGGCGTCAATCGGGCCTTCGCCGCCAATGACGGGGATCGGCCCATCATCGACCTTGAAGCGTGTGGCCCCGAAAGATTCGCTGGCGGGGTCTCTTCCGAACCAGATGTCGTCGTCTCCCCGGTCGGCCATGTCACCCATCAGGTATGCGGCGGGGGGACCGGCGAGGATTCCCGCGGCTCCGGCCCAGGCTTCCTGCTTTGATGGGAGATGGGTGACCGGGTCGTTGTCCGCGGCGCCGACGTAGACGTGACCCTTGCCGACGCCGAGATCCTCCGCCCTGTCCACACCCACACCGGGGCTGCCGACGAAAAGGATGTCGTCCGCGGATGGGATGCCGCCATCCATCTGGGCTGCCGCTCCGACTGTGCGGGAACCGTAGGAGTGACCAATGGCCGTGAGGTGCGGATCGTCGTGCCGGTTGGTGGCATCAAGGCCGCTCATGAAGCTGTTGTAGGCGGCCGCTCCCTGCTTGGCGTCATCGTCCTGCATGACGGCCAGGTTGCCCAGCAGACTGTCGGAGTCCGGGCCGATCTGAGGCGCGTCATATCCGAGCCAGACGATCGCCGCACTGGAAGGATCGATCTCGCGCGCTCCCACGGCTGTGTCATGGGCCCGTCTGGCGACGTCGTTGTTCACGAAGTCCTTGTCCAGTGCGGTACCGAGCCCTGGCACATAAGCAGAGACATTCCTCGACGTGTCGGGGTTGCCATAGGCAACGATGGCCCTACCTCCCCCCTCTCCGCCGATTCCGAGGAGAAGCATGGGCGGTTCCTTGGGGTCCTTCAGGCGCAGTCTTTCATTTTCTGCCAGTTTTCGATCGATCTCCTGAAGCCCTGCGAGCTGAGTTTTTGCCTTCTC
This window contains:
- the eccE gene encoding type VII secretion protein EccE, which produces MASALRSRARGRTEDSSQPLTTRVAEGTTSRARSVTLQLRPYVGRFGATRLRRLVLIEVAAALLLTAWVVDPLLIPPTALVAAVLVLLTVVRLHRRPWPEWLVAAWGLRARRRLAARLSVAPGTEPAFAPAVECDPALRTYAYSTQDRRQFGLIGDGTFVTAVLQIESDSTPLRAGRGQRPLPLGLVRDSLEVDDIRLESAQIVLHTQPAPALHLPRQSVAVSNYAPLQAQAGAPAVRITWIALKLDPELCPEAVAARGGGLVGAQRCVVRAVDQLASRLAGAGFRATALSEEGLASAIATSACANPLVTAEPGRAEEPQRRTEETPNAWRCDNRRHTSYWVRRWPRLGGTGDSSLPQLVSTLTAVPTLATTFSLTLGRTERQEVALRGHVRVTGRSEVELAAARDAVEQAARQVGTALMRLDREQLPGMLATLPLGGTR
- the mycP gene encoding type VII secretion-associated serine protease mycosin, whose amino-acid sequence is MTYVRTRAPGATRSAATAAVALLFTAALITPVAAEPGAAGQCTFPAKKYSGRPWALQRVLLDELWHQSRGEGVRVAVIDTGVDVKNPQLARAVDASRGRNYLPAKDADGKKVERGKANGTTDLVGHGTRVAGIIAARPAKGTGFVGLAPKATIIPIQQNDAEGHGTARTLAEAIDYAVDAGADVINISQDTADAVKPAPQLEEAVNRALGRQRVIVASVGNDGLGGDVKKTYPASYDGVLAVAASDRNNERAPFSQSGEFVGVAAPGVDMISTVPGGGHCPDNGTSFAAPYVAGVAALIKAKHKDWTARQITAQIKQTAERSVSDHDRLVGWGVVDPVRALTEDAHPIETPTPAEGLTRAEAPTPAELHMGETSQERTARMATYVVVAAAVLVAGLGGTGVAVRDARRRRRRRAT
- a CDS encoding ABC transporter substrate-binding protein, coding for MDTQDQHGRAPVLAVPAVLAVPKTTAPRRPCGPRPRRHLRLALAGSAAAFTLTAGLATPLNPAPQQAEAKGDGDKKVLTVAVAQSVDSLSPFLAQRLLSTSIHRLTYEYLTNYDAKDNKAIAGFATEWKPSADKLTWTYTIRDDSKWSDGKQATAEDAAWTFNKVMSKEGTATANSNFVTNFKKVTAPSPTKLVIELKKPQATMAALDVPILPKHVWEKVDDISKFNNDKDFPVVGNGPFILTDYKVDQYVRLKANKGFWRGAPKFDELVFKTYKDQDAAVSALRKGEVSFVAGQPALTPAQAKSLENVENVKVNEGPGRRFFAIATNPGAKTRDGKKFGDGHPALLDKKVRQALFLSVDREALVDKVFQGNAVVGAGYIPPRFSQYAWKPSAEQELTYDPKKAARLLDEAGYEKNGDGKRVGKDGKPLDLRILCHATDPNDKAVGKYLKEWWGDLGIGLKVDCLDDVSVPWYAGEYDLAFDGWSVNPDPDFVLGIHTCAALPVKAKESAATDNFICDKKFDELYEKQLAEYDPDKRAAIVKRMQSWLYDSGYMNVLAYPNAVEAYRTDQIKSITTMPKDAGNIYGQDGYWSWWSAVPADGKSSSKDGSSTGVIIGIAAAAVVLVGGGVLFALRRRSTAEDRE
- a CDS encoding AAA family ATPase — translated: MRFSARALKQEIEERAAADEAADASDAPEALEAPDVSAPADAGGVSVGAEASEHPVDADVDVDESGSAGEDSVEDEVEGQDSGGGTEADDGSGSVADGVGSSGSVTDKGADGDGPQDAVPSSWPPPPSSQDVLPPLPPAFQPAAPASAPQWPASTPTPPPAQPVQAQPEPTQGHPAPAAPAPYPAPGQPSPQPAPGAWPAPTHAPAAPGAPVAPASEAPTPEVPQGGYGFPQAAPVSPGAPFAPAPPAQNSTPVAPAPEAPTPEVPQGGYGFPQAAPVSPGAPFAPAPPAQNSAPAAPSGEAQVPAVPQAGAGYGFPQAAPASAPAPVSPVSPSTPAAPSAPVAPESPAQGRGYGFPQAPAPQGPQPVQGGGYGFPQPPAPQEQPPVQPGQPLPAHQSAPGQQPFPGQQSAPGQQPIPNQQPQAPQPQPQPQAPQPHVPVQAQPPVQPQAPQQQAPQQQPGHPGHPGQPGQPPIDPRTGAAWPQPVQHDQRERTNPGAPLGYTAAVELSSDRLLRNTKPKAKSSRPAGGGSRFKLGGKKEEAERQRKLELIRTPVLSCYRIAVISLKGGVGKTTTTTALGSTLATERQDKILAIDANPDAGTLGRRVRRETGATIRDLVQAIPYLNSYMDIRRFTSQASSGLEIIANDVDPAVSTTFNDEDYRRAIDVLGKQYPIILTDSGTGLLYSAMRGVLDLADQLIIISTPSVDGASSASTTLDWLSAHGYADLVSRSITVISGVRETGKMIKVDDIVSHFETRCRGVVVVPFDEHLAAGAEVDLDMMRPKVREAYFNLSAMVAEDFVRAQQQQGLWTSDGNPPPHMAPPLPGQGYPGQGTYPGQPQGYAPSQQPQGQPQPQQPYSQQPQGQPPASAPAPAQQPYLQQPGGPQGWQAQAPQQGYVPQPPQEQQPQAQQGQQGQAPQAVQPGAPFQPGAPFQAPQPQQEPQPPQQ
- the eccB gene encoding type VII secretion protein EccB yields the protein MASRRDELNAYIFAKRRTLAAFIQPSPSGSEEGAPRPLRGVLPGLIVGVIILAVFGAWGMFKPAAKPGWDKPKEHVIIASDSTTRYVVLKTDGERQLHPVLNMASAKLLLDDGKGEVINVDESVLDKGTIPHGATIGIPYAPDRLPSLSEAGAAKRWAVCERPVQGGRAIQKAAFVLAARDEEKTDGQERLRGGELLYVVGPDNVRYVVDARGTAYRVSAKDELLARTLVGSGRTPQRVSKQWLETLHRGDPITFPKVPGTPGANAEVPSLRDPAVNKVGMVLRANNGDRMQHYVVLPGRVAPVSDFTAWLLLSSRSLLALGQSGQAREISAGAFTPTTEDFDARYAWPIDKPSPANSASAGRDGRNTVCNVLRRVDADNGRTTLSTWAGSEFPASLPTGSSSAYVTPGSGQLYRHFLGSETKAGSVFLVTDTGLRYAMQSNSDSATDDEGIGTSAQQRKREQQEARQAQTRLGYGDAEVTPVPAAWSNLLPTGPRLSTAAARQPQGS